One genomic window of Entelurus aequoreus isolate RoL-2023_Sb linkage group LG07, RoL_Eaeq_v1.1, whole genome shotgun sequence includes the following:
- the LOC133653030 gene encoding uncharacterized protein LOC133653030 isoform X1 → MNHSDPLACAMLKGDTWHGGAALVSLNNMESAGSCDSVISVNSGYSEDSLEHLSAEEMACLMYLEQTIEALEVQEDSGISNDEPDSGHQVEKTGRSKKIAGLNVESGMNRSCETLPPLLVDFPSEKWKTLTGENLDEHHLLSHTCEVDVEAEAREASVNATPEDRLVTPIDGSPDTLTCTTSKVKIAPILLPSDFMDNTGLGKPLNVCVKAPPLSSSSKSVSVDLFYQRALEKRAPGSSPNNQKPAEKHLTEPSLSSPALESLLSDVSLPEGPEVTKPKKFPKIVTPSPEMKSPTGNSHLERIRLEALQKLGLLQGYVTDRSPETQKPRADVPSLSSVSPSPLTPSLLSLSSSTPSYTSISPLSSASDVPPSPVAFGHFDRRRLSQHEQSPVIHVLRKPVDADKLRSSPRTSSDLVKQLIQVPSAQPGPQLRTGHRLSRPVSYHECISAERCLSNATSPDFRRQTSLQTSLQTAKKVVRSQGVSVMVCPRDTNGIEALKKLKLLKD, encoded by the exons ATGAACCACTCTGATCCTCTAGCTTGTGCAATGTTGAAGGGTGACACGTGGCACGGTGgggctgccttggtgtccttgaACAACATGGAGAGCGCTGGGAGCTGCGACAGTGTCATCAGTGTGAACTCGGGCTAT AGCGAGGACAGCCTGGAGCACTTATCTGCAGAGGAGATGGCATGCCTCATGTATCTGGAGCAGACCATCGAAGCACTGGAGGTGCAGGAGGACAGCGGAATATCCAACGACGAACCGGACTCAGGACACCAGGTGGAGAAGACGGGTCggagtaaaa aAATTGCCGGTTTAAACGTTGAATCTGGAATGAACCGCAGTTGTGAGACCCTGCCCCCACTGTTGGTTGACTTCCCGTCAGAGAAGTGGAAAACGCTGACCGGGGAAAATTTAGATGAGCATCATCTTCTCAGTCACACCTGTGAAGTAGACGTTGAGGCAGAAGCCCGTGAAGCCTCTGTGAACGCCACACCAGAAGACCGACTGGTAACTCCCATTGACGGCTCTCCAGACACACTCACTTGCACGACTTCTAAAGTAAAAATAGCTCCGATTCTCCTTCCGTCTGACTTCATGGACAACACAGGACTCGGAAAGCCACTTAATGTCTGTGTCAAAGCCCCCCCTCTCTCCAGTAGCAGCAAGTCAGTGTCCGTTGACTTGTTTTACCAAAGAGCCTTGGAGAAAAGAGCTCCTGGCAGCTCTCCTAATAACCAGAAACCTGCAGAGAAGCACCTAACTGAACCCAGTCTGAGTTCACCTGCTTTGGAGTCTCTTCTCTCAGACGTCAGTCTCCCTGAAGGCCCAGAGGTTACTAAGCCAAAGAAGTTTCCAAAGATAGTCACACCATCACCAGAAATGAAGTCGCCCACGGGCAACAGTCACCTTGAGAGAATCCGCCTTGAGGCCCTTCAGAAGCTCGGGCTGCTTCAAGGTTATGTGACAGACCGTTCTCCTGAAACTCAAAAGCCACGGGCAGATGTTCCATCTCTAAGTAGTGTGAGTCCATCCCCTTTAACACCAAGTTTGCTGAGTCTATCCTCCTCAACACCATCATATACCTCCATAAGCCCCCTGTCCTCTGCCTCTGACGTTCCGCCTTCACCCGTCGCCTTCGGTCACTTTGACAGGCGTCGCTTGTCACAACATGAACAATCTCCCGTTATACATGTTTTAAGGAAGCCTGTCGACGCAGACAAGTTGAGATCTTCTCCTCGAACTTCTTCAGACCTGGTCAAGCAGCTAATCCAGGTCCCAAGTGCTCAGCCAGGTCCACAATTGCGCACCGGCCACCGCCTAAGCCGACCCGTTTCTTATCATGAATGCATCAGCGCCGAGCGGTGCCTCAGTAACGCCACCAGCCCTGACTTTCGGAGACAAACGTCTCTCCAAACGTCTCTCCAAACAGCCAAAAAGGTGGTGCGGTCGCAAGGCGTCAGCGTGATGGTCTGCCCTCGGGATACAAATGGAATAGAAGCCCTAAAGAAGCTCAAACTGTTGAAGGACTGA
- the LOC133653030 gene encoding uncharacterized protein LOC133653030 isoform X2, with protein sequence MLKGDTWHGGAALVSLNNMESAGSCDSVISVNSGYSEDSLEHLSAEEMACLMYLEQTIEALEVQEDSGISNDEPDSGHQVEKTGRSKKIAGLNVESGMNRSCETLPPLLVDFPSEKWKTLTGENLDEHHLLSHTCEVDVEAEAREASVNATPEDRLVTPIDGSPDTLTCTTSKVKIAPILLPSDFMDNTGLGKPLNVCVKAPPLSSSSKSVSVDLFYQRALEKRAPGSSPNNQKPAEKHLTEPSLSSPALESLLSDVSLPEGPEVTKPKKFPKIVTPSPEMKSPTGNSHLERIRLEALQKLGLLQGYVTDRSPETQKPRADVPSLSSVSPSPLTPSLLSLSSSTPSYTSISPLSSASDVPPSPVAFGHFDRRRLSQHEQSPVIHVLRKPVDADKLRSSPRTSSDLVKQLIQVPSAQPGPQLRTGHRLSRPVSYHECISAERCLSNATSPDFRRQTSLQTSLQTAKKVVRSQGVSVMVCPRDTNGIEALKKLKLLKD encoded by the exons ATGTTGAAGGGTGACACGTGGCACGGTGgggctgccttggtgtccttgaACAACATGGAGAGCGCTGGGAGCTGCGACAGTGTCATCAGTGTGAACTCGGGCTAT AGCGAGGACAGCCTGGAGCACTTATCTGCAGAGGAGATGGCATGCCTCATGTATCTGGAGCAGACCATCGAAGCACTGGAGGTGCAGGAGGACAGCGGAATATCCAACGACGAACCGGACTCAGGACACCAGGTGGAGAAGACGGGTCggagtaaaa aAATTGCCGGTTTAAACGTTGAATCTGGAATGAACCGCAGTTGTGAGACCCTGCCCCCACTGTTGGTTGACTTCCCGTCAGAGAAGTGGAAAACGCTGACCGGGGAAAATTTAGATGAGCATCATCTTCTCAGTCACACCTGTGAAGTAGACGTTGAGGCAGAAGCCCGTGAAGCCTCTGTGAACGCCACACCAGAAGACCGACTGGTAACTCCCATTGACGGCTCTCCAGACACACTCACTTGCACGACTTCTAAAGTAAAAATAGCTCCGATTCTCCTTCCGTCTGACTTCATGGACAACACAGGACTCGGAAAGCCACTTAATGTCTGTGTCAAAGCCCCCCCTCTCTCCAGTAGCAGCAAGTCAGTGTCCGTTGACTTGTTTTACCAAAGAGCCTTGGAGAAAAGAGCTCCTGGCAGCTCTCCTAATAACCAGAAACCTGCAGAGAAGCACCTAACTGAACCCAGTCTGAGTTCACCTGCTTTGGAGTCTCTTCTCTCAGACGTCAGTCTCCCTGAAGGCCCAGAGGTTACTAAGCCAAAGAAGTTTCCAAAGATAGTCACACCATCACCAGAAATGAAGTCGCCCACGGGCAACAGTCACCTTGAGAGAATCCGCCTTGAGGCCCTTCAGAAGCTCGGGCTGCTTCAAGGTTATGTGACAGACCGTTCTCCTGAAACTCAAAAGCCACGGGCAGATGTTCCATCTCTAAGTAGTGTGAGTCCATCCCCTTTAACACCAAGTTTGCTGAGTCTATCCTCCTCAACACCATCATATACCTCCATAAGCCCCCTGTCCTCTGCCTCTGACGTTCCGCCTTCACCCGTCGCCTTCGGTCACTTTGACAGGCGTCGCTTGTCACAACATGAACAATCTCCCGTTATACATGTTTTAAGGAAGCCTGTCGACGCAGACAAGTTGAGATCTTCTCCTCGAACTTCTTCAGACCTGGTCAAGCAGCTAATCCAGGTCCCAAGTGCTCAGCCAGGTCCACAATTGCGCACCGGCCACCGCCTAAGCCGACCCGTTTCTTATCATGAATGCATCAGCGCCGAGCGGTGCCTCAGTAACGCCACCAGCCCTGACTTTCGGAGACAAACGTCTCTCCAAACGTCTCTCCAAACAGCCAAAAAGGTGGTGCGGTCGCAAGGCGTCAGCGTGATGGTCTGCCCTCGGGATACAAATGGAATAGAAGCCCTAAAGAAGCTCAAACTGTTGAAGGACTGA